Proteins from a genomic interval of Gammaproteobacteria bacterium:
- a CDS encoding NifU family protein, giving the protein MLTFTDKAREMVLSFMGDEPDGEQALRVKMDGSPVAPSFELTLVGSADLGDDDVTVDGGGFTVFVDSTSAPRLKGATVDFIDELNQSGFEVKTAPETDGRGAGAPTGPIAERVTDLLNSQVNPSIAAHGGEIRLVDVQDTEIYLEMMGGCQGCAMSRLTLRQGVERMIHQSVPEVTAIHDVTDHQAGENPFFS; this is encoded by the coding sequence ATGTTGACCTTCACGGACAAAGCCCGCGAAATGGTGCTCTCGTTCATGGGAGACGAGCCCGACGGAGAGCAGGCGTTGCGGGTGAAGATGGACGGAAGTCCCGTCGCGCCCAGTTTCGAGCTGACATTGGTGGGCAGCGCCGACCTCGGCGACGACGACGTCACGGTGGACGGAGGCGGGTTCACGGTGTTCGTCGACAGCACCAGCGCCCCCCGCCTGAAGGGCGCAACAGTCGACTTCATCGACGAGCTGAACCAGAGCGGTTTCGAGGTGAAGACCGCGCCTGAGACCGACGGCCGGGGCGCCGGCGCACCCACGGGCCCGATCGCCGAGCGCGTCACCGACCTTCTGAACAGCCAGGTGAATCCTTCCATCGCGGCTCATGGCGGCGAGATCCGGCTTGTGGACGTCCAGGACACCGAGATCTATCTGGAGATGATGGGCGGGTGCCAGGGATGCGCGATGTCGCGCCTGACGCTGCGTCAGGGCGTGGAACGGATGATCCACCAGTCCGTTCCCGAGGTCACCGCGATCCACGACGTCACGGACCACCAGGCAGGCGAGAACCCGTTCTTCAGTTAG